One region of Amphiprion ocellaris isolate individual 3 ecotype Okinawa chromosome 9, ASM2253959v1, whole genome shotgun sequence genomic DNA includes:
- the crot gene encoding peroxisomal carnitine O-octanoyltransferase isoform X2 — protein MTLQADFEKAAEDVKKVKTRPTDEELLELYSLYKQATVGDVNTDGSALTDPKGKAKWHAWQGRKGMSKDDSMSAYIKLATETISKYGV, from the exons ATGACTCTGCAG GCAGATTTTGAGAAAGCGGCAGAAGATGTGAAGAAGGTGAAGACGAGGCCGACGGAcgaggagctgctggagctgtACAGCCTTTACAAGCAGGCGACTGTGGGAGACGTTAACACTG ATGGATCAGCACTGACGGATCCGAAGGGAAAAGCAAAGTGGCACGCCTGGCAGGGCAGGAAAG gaaTGTCCAAGGATGACTCCATGTCCGCCTACATTAAGCTTGCTACAGAAACCATCAGCAAATATGGGGTGTAA
- the rpp38 gene encoding ribonuclease P protein subunit p38 isoform X3 has protein sequence MATPGKPSKKELKRQTPAKTSFTSPFTSKWIPLPQDDMHFILNTLKDKLSSTGLEKKEVKVFRPWRKKKEQKPVTEDVPQVSQQEPDGGRNGWTDVAARRQLAIGINEVTKALERNQLRLLLVCKSVKPQHMTNHLIALSASRGVPACQVPRLSQSVSEPLGLKSVLALGFKLSTDDEVFRDTVEAIRPRVPSLEVGWLQGGAARDAPGDAPGDAPGDAPGDAPGDAVSVEEEAGEARGQKRKLEAEPADSPSSCTLQPLKVKKIVANPAKKRKVKPKKQKVK, from the exons ATGGCGACTCCAGGAAAACCATCCAAGAAGGAATTAAAGAGGCAGACTCCCGCTAAGACCTCCTTCACTTCCCCCTTCACTTCAAAGTGGATTCCACTCCCTCAGGACGACATGCATTTCATCCTGAACACTCTGAAGGACAAGCTGAGCTCCACGGGCCTCGAGAAGAAGGAGGTGAAGGTGTTCCGGCCgtggaggaaaaagaaagagcagAAACCGGTGACGGAGGATGTTCCCCAGGTGAGCCAACAGGAGCCAGACGGCGGGAGGAACGGCTGGACGGACGTGGCGGCCCGACGGCAGCTCGCCATCGGCATCAACGAGGTCACCAAGGCTCTGGAGAGGAaccagctccggctgctgctggtgtgtaAATCCGTCAAACCGCAACACATGACCAACCACCTGATCGCTCTGAGCGCGAGCAGAGGCGTCCCGGCCTGCCAGGTGCCGCGGCTGAGCCAGAGCGTGTCGGAGCCGCTGGGCCTGAAGAGCGTCCTGGCTCTGGGCTTCAAACTATCCACCGACGACGAGGTGTTCAGGGACACCGTGGAGGCCATCAGACCCAGAGTTCCTTCACTGGAGGTCGGCTGGCTGCAAGGTGGAGCAGCCAGAGACGCAC CTGGAGACGCACCTGGAGACGCACCTGGAGACGCACCTGGAGACGCACCTGGAGACGCTGTTAGCGTGGAGGAGGAAGCCGGTGAGGCGAGAGGCCAGAAACGTAAACTAGAGGCTGAACCTGCGGACTCTCCGTCCTCCTGCACGCTGCAGCCTCTCAAAGTCAAGAAAATAGTCGCTAATCctgcaaagaaaaggaaagtaaaGCCGAagaaacagaaagtaaaatga
- the rpp38 gene encoding ribonuclease P protein subunit p38 isoform X2 → MATPGKPSKKELKRQTPAKTSFTSPFTSKWIPLPQDDMHFILNTLKDKLSSTGLEKKEVKVFRPWRKKKEQKPVTEDVPQVSQQEPDGGRNGWTDVAARRQLAIGINEVTKALERNQLRLLLVCKSVKPQHMTNHLIALSASRGVPACQVPRLSQSVSEPLGLKSVLALGFKLSTDDEVFRDTVEAIRPRVPSLEVGWLQGGAARDAPGDAPGDAPGDAPGDAPGDAPGDAVSVEEEAGEARGQKRKLEAEPADSPSSCTLQPLKVKKIVANPAKKRKVKPKKQKVK, encoded by the exons ATGGCGACTCCAGGAAAACCATCCAAGAAGGAATTAAAGAGGCAGACTCCCGCTAAGACCTCCTTCACTTCCCCCTTCACTTCAAAGTGGATTCCACTCCCTCAGGACGACATGCATTTCATCCTGAACACTCTGAAGGACAAGCTGAGCTCCACGGGCCTCGAGAAGAAGGAGGTGAAGGTGTTCCGGCCgtggaggaaaaagaaagagcagAAACCGGTGACGGAGGATGTTCCCCAGGTGAGCCAACAGGAGCCAGACGGCGGGAGGAACGGCTGGACGGACGTGGCGGCCCGACGGCAGCTCGCCATCGGCATCAACGAGGTCACCAAGGCTCTGGAGAGGAaccagctccggctgctgctggtgtgtaAATCCGTCAAACCGCAACACATGACCAACCACCTGATCGCTCTGAGCGCGAGCAGAGGCGTCCCGGCCTGCCAGGTGCCGCGGCTGAGCCAGAGCGTGTCGGAGCCGCTGGGCCTGAAGAGCGTCCTGGCTCTGGGCTTCAAACTATCCACCGACGACGAGGTGTTCAGGGACACCGTGGAGGCCATCAGACCCAGAGTTCCTTCACTGGAGGTCGGCTGGCTGCAAGGTGGAGCAGCCAGAGACGCAC CTGGAGACGCACCTGGAGACGCACCTGGAGACGCACCTGGAGACGCACCTGGAGACGCACCTGGAGACGCTGTTAGCGTGGAGGAGGAAGCCGGTGAGGCGAGAGGCCAGAAACGTAAACTAGAGGCTGAACCTGCGGACTCTCCGTCCTCCTGCACGCTGCAGCCTCTCAAAGTCAAGAAAATAGTCGCTAATCctgcaaagaaaaggaaagtaaaGCCGAagaaacagaaagtaaaatga
- the rpp38 gene encoding ribonuclease P protein subunit p38 isoform X1: protein MATPGKPSKKELKRQTPAKTSFTSPFTSKWIPLPQDDMHFILNTLKDKLSSTGLEKKEVKVFRPWRKKKEQKPVTEDVPQVSQQEPDGGRNGWTDVAARRQLAIGINEVTKALERNQLRLLLVCKSVKPQHMTNHLIALSASRGVPACQVPRLSQSVSEPLGLKSVLALGFKLSTDDEVFRDTVEAIRPRVPSLEVGWLQGGAARDAPGDAPGDAPGDAPGDAPGDAPGDAPGDAPGDAPGDAVSVEEEAGEARGQKRKLEAEPADSPSSCTLQPLKVKKIVANPAKKRKVKPKKQKVK, encoded by the coding sequence ATGGCGACTCCAGGAAAACCATCCAAGAAGGAATTAAAGAGGCAGACTCCCGCTAAGACCTCCTTCACTTCCCCCTTCACTTCAAAGTGGATTCCACTCCCTCAGGACGACATGCATTTCATCCTGAACACTCTGAAGGACAAGCTGAGCTCCACGGGCCTCGAGAAGAAGGAGGTGAAGGTGTTCCGGCCgtggaggaaaaagaaagagcagAAACCGGTGACGGAGGATGTTCCCCAGGTGAGCCAACAGGAGCCAGACGGCGGGAGGAACGGCTGGACGGACGTGGCGGCCCGACGGCAGCTCGCCATCGGCATCAACGAGGTCACCAAGGCTCTGGAGAGGAaccagctccggctgctgctggtgtgtaAATCCGTCAAACCGCAACACATGACCAACCACCTGATCGCTCTGAGCGCGAGCAGAGGCGTCCCGGCCTGCCAGGTGCCGCGGCTGAGCCAGAGCGTGTCGGAGCCGCTGGGCCTGAAGAGCGTCCTGGCTCTGGGCTTCAAACTATCCACCGACGACGAGGTGTTCAGGGACACCGTGGAGGCCATCAGACCCAGAGTTCCTTCACTGGAGGTCGGCTGGCTGCAAGGTGGAGCAGCCAGAGACGCACCTGGAGACGCACCTGGAGACGCACCTGGAGACGCACCTGGAGACGCACCTGGAGACGCACCTGGAGACGCACCTGGAGACGCACCTGGAGACGCACCTGGAGACGCTGTTAGCGTGGAGGAGGAAGCCGGTGAGGCGAGAGGCCAGAAACGTAAACTAGAGGCTGAACCTGCGGACTCTCCGTCCTCCTGCACGCTGCAGCCTCTCAAAGTCAAGAAAATAGTCGCTAATCctgcaaagaaaaggaaagtaaaGCCGAagaaacagaaagtaaaatga